A stretch of Haemophilus influenzae DNA encodes these proteins:
- the bamC gene encoding outer membrane protein assembly factor BamC, which translates to MKKIILNLVTAIILAGCSSNPETLKATNDSFQKSETSIPHFSPLATGGVQLPKADDAYSLPNIEVKKGEDIDIRPPLIPLAIIQNSITKFDGERSLIVYPKQQAKLYNLQQVKRLLKDEGISSTTDGSILTTDWAKTERIGDKSIEIKYQIEQVMTADVSALTVSILHMRRDGIIFTPNVSDKQYYTSERLNRIVLTLTTAYNKQLQDL; encoded by the coding sequence ATGAAAAAAATAATATTGAATTTAGTAACGGCTATTATTCTAGCTGGTTGTTCGTCTAATCCTGAAACCTTAAAAGCAACCAACGATTCATTTCAAAAATCTGAGACGAGCATTCCCCATTTTTCCCCTTTGGCTACTGGAGGTGTACAGTTACCAAAAGCTGATGATGCCTATTCATTACCTAATATTGAAGTGAAAAAAGGGGAAGATATTGATATTCGCCCACCATTAATCCCTCTCGCTATTATTCAAAATTCAATAACAAAATTTGATGGCGAGCGTTCGTTGATTGTCTATCCAAAACAACAGGCAAAACTATATAATCTTCAGCAAGTTAAGCGTTTATTGAAAGATGAGGGTATTTCATCAACAACAGATGGTTCGATTTTAACAACTGATTGGGCAAAAACAGAACGAATTGGCGATAAATCTATAGAAATAAAATATCAAATAGAACAAGTTATGACAGCTGATGTAAGTGCGCTTACCGTATCTATTTTACATATGCGCCGAGATGGTATTATTTTTACACCAAATGTATCAGATAAACAATATTATACTTCGGAACGTTTAAATCGCATTGTTTTAACACTCACTACCGCGTATAACAAACAATTACAGGATTTATAA
- the rdgB gene encoding RdgB/HAM1 family non-canonical purine NTP pyrophosphatase, producing the protein MKQKIVLATGNKGKVKEMADVLSDFGFEVIAQTDLGIESPEETGLTFVENALLKARYASEKSGLPAIADDSGLVVYALNGAPGLYSARYAGEEGNDAKNREKLLAELAHVAQDQRQAKFVSCIVFLQHPTDPSPIIAEGECCGVIGFEEKGENGFGYDSLFFSPEQGCTFAELETVEKKKISHRAKALSVLKSKL; encoded by the coding sequence ATGAAACAAAAAATCGTACTTGCTACAGGCAATAAAGGCAAAGTGAAAGAAATGGCTGATGTTCTATCTGATTTTGGCTTTGAAGTGATTGCGCAAACAGATTTAGGCATTGAAAGCCCAGAAGAAACAGGCTTAACTTTTGTCGAAAATGCGTTATTAAAAGCACGTTATGCATCAGAAAAATCAGGTTTACCTGCTATTGCGGATGATTCTGGCTTGGTGGTTTACGCACTTAATGGCGCACCAGGTCTGTATTCTGCACGTTATGCTGGTGAAGAGGGCAATGATGCTAAAAACCGTGAGAAATTATTGGCAGAGCTTGCTCATGTTGCACAAGATCAACGCCAAGCTAAATTTGTGAGCTGTATCGTGTTTTTACAACATCCAACAGATCCATCGCCAATTATCGCCGAAGGTGAGTGTTGTGGCGTGATTGGTTTTGAAGAAAAAGGCGAAAATGGTTTTGGTTATGACAGTTTATTCTTTAGCCCAGAACAAGGTTGCACATTTGCTGAATTAGAAACGGTTGAGAAGAAAAAAATTTCTCATAGAGCAAAGGCATTGAGTGTTTTAAAAAGTAAATTATAA
- a CDS encoding 3-deoxy-D-manno-octulosonic acid kinase, whose product MHQFQQDNQYFIFNFDRTFEQATEFFQVEFWQKQERVIGSAKGRGTTYFLQTEDWFGVNCALRHYYRGGIWGKLNKDRYRFSALETTRSFAEFHLLQRLYEAGLPVPKPIAARIQKGKLGICYQADILTEKIENSQDLTALLQTQTLPKETWRQIGRLIRKLHDLQICHTDLNAHNILLQQAEQEQKCWLIDFDKCGKKSGDFWKAQNLNRLKRSFEKEVGRMNIQFTEQNWADLTAAYHQ is encoded by the coding sequence ATGCACCAATTCCAACAAGATAACCAATATTTTATCTTTAATTTTGACCGCACTTTTGAGCAAGCAACCGAGTTTTTCCAAGTGGAATTTTGGCAAAAACAAGAACGAGTGATAGGAAGTGCAAAAGGTCGAGGCACGACTTATTTCTTGCAAACGGAAGATTGGTTTGGCGTAAATTGTGCTTTGCGTCATTATTATCGCGGTGGAATTTGGGGTAAACTGAACAAAGATCGTTATCGTTTTTCTGCTCTTGAAACTACCCGTAGTTTTGCTGAGTTTCATTTGTTGCAACGTTTGTATGAAGCAGGTTTGCCTGTGCCTAAACCCATTGCCGCACGTATTCAAAAAGGCAAGTTAGGTATTTGCTATCAAGCGGATATTTTGACCGAGAAAATCGAAAATTCGCAGGATTTAACCGCACTTTTACAAACACAAACATTGCCAAAAGAAACTTGGAGGCAAATTGGTCGTTTGATTCGAAAACTACATGATTTACAGATTTGTCATACTGACTTGAATGCACACAATATTTTGCTTCAACAAGCTGAACAAGAGCAAAAATGTTGGTTGATTGATTTTGATAAGTGCGGTAAAAAATCAGGGGATTTTTGGAAAGCACAAAATCTGAACCGTTTAAAACGTTCCTTTGAAAAAGAAGTTGGACGAATGAATATTCAATTTACCGAGCAAAACTGGGCTGATTTAACGGCAGCTTATCATCAATAA
- the exbB gene encoding TonB-system energizer ExbB yields the protein MVQLFDFLQQYSDYFIIGLLLLMSIIMLAMVIERYLFLRKVSVAHYSTIHALDIDLNRNMTVISTIGANAPYVGLLGTVIGILLTFYQIGHGGGDIDPSVIMLHLSLALKATALGILVAIPSMVFYNGLGRKVEVNRLKWKVLSEQKDKE from the coding sequence ATGGTACAACTTTTTGATTTTTTACAACAGTACAGTGATTATTTTATCATCGGTTTATTATTACTGATGAGCATTATTATGCTTGCGATGGTAATTGAACGTTATCTTTTTTTAAGAAAGGTAAGCGTGGCACATTATTCTACTATTCATGCATTAGATATTGATTTAAACCGTAATATGACAGTGATTTCTACCATCGGTGCAAATGCGCCTTATGTTGGATTACTTGGTACAGTTATCGGGATTTTATTAACTTTCTATCAAATCGGTCACGGCGGTGGCGACATTGATCCAAGTGTAATTATGTTGCACTTATCTTTAGCATTAAAAGCAACTGCATTAGGTATTCTAGTGGCTATTCCCTCTATGGTGTTTTATAACGGTTTGGGGCGTAAAGTTGAAGTTAATCGTTTAAAATGGAAAGTATTAAGCGAACAAAAAGATAAGGAATAA
- a CDS encoding glycosyltransferase family 8 protein: protein MNIIFSSDNYYAPYLAVSIFSIIKNTPEKMNFYILDMKINQENKTIINNLASEYSCKVFFLPVCESDFQNFPKTIDYISLATYARLNLTKYIKDIEKAIYIDVDTLTNSSLQELWNIDITNYYLAACRDTFIDVKNEAYKKTIGLEGDFYFNAGILLINLNKWKEENIFQKSINWMNKYNNVMKYQDQDILNGICKGKVKFINNRFNFTPTDRDLIKKENLLYVKMPIVISHYCGPNKFWHKKCSHLNCHIGNLLLKEMDKIIDIPSSWYDHFEKIPFLIKIKRLRKRIRDKLIYGIY, encoded by the coding sequence ATGAATATTATATTTTCGTCTGACAACTATTATGCACCTTATTTAGCTGTAAGTATTTTTAGTATTATTAAAAACACACCTGAAAAAATGAATTTTTATATTCTTGATATGAAAATAAATCAGGAAAATAAGACCATAATAAATAATTTAGCAAGCGAATATTCTTGTAAAGTATTTTTCTTGCCAGTCTGTGAGTCAGATTTTCAAAACTTTCCAAAAACAATAGATTATATATCTTTAGCTACTTACGCTAGACTAAATTTAACTAAATACATAAAGGATATAGAAAAAGCTATTTATATTGATGTGGACACATTAACAAACTCTTCACTTCAAGAACTTTGGAATATAGATATAACGAACTATTATTTGGCAGCATGTCGAGATACTTTTATTGATGTAAAAAATGAAGCTTATAAAAAAACAATTGGTTTAGAAGGAGATTTTTATTTTAATGCGGGCATATTATTAATTAATTTAAATAAATGGAAAGAAGAAAATATTTTCCAAAAATCAATAAATTGGATGAATAAATACAATAATGTTATGAAATACCAAGATCAAGATATTCTAAATGGTATCTGTAAAGGAAAAGTAAAATTTATTAATAATAGATTTAATTTTACACCAACGGATCGAGATTTGATTAAAAAGGAAAATTTATTATACGTAAAAATGCCAATAGTTATTTCTCATTATTGTGGTCCAAATAAATTTTGGCACAAAAAATGCAGTCACTTAAATTGTCATATAGGAAATTTACTTTTAAAAGAAATGGATAAAATTATTGATATACCATCATCTTGGTATGATCATTTTGAGAAAATCCCTTTTTTAATTAAAATAAAAAGGTTAAGAAAGAGAATAAGAGATAAATTAATATATGGTATCTATTAA
- the bcp gene encoding thioredoxin-dependent thiol peroxidase produces MNPLSVGNQAPAFTLLNQQEKFVSLNDFRGKKVLIYFYPKALTPGCTTQACGLRDSKSELDALGLVVLGISPDAPKKLAQFIEKKELNFTLLSDPDHQVAEQFGVWGEKKFMGRTYDGIHRISFLINESGNIMQVFDKFKIKDHHQMIIDYLRSL; encoded by the coding sequence ATGAATCCATTATCTGTTGGTAATCAAGCACCTGCTTTTACCTTATTAAATCAACAAGAAAAATTTGTTTCTTTAAATGATTTTCGTGGTAAAAAAGTTTTAATTTATTTTTATCCAAAGGCTCTCACTCCAGGCTGTACCACACAAGCCTGCGGATTGCGCGACAGTAAATCTGAATTAGATGCACTAGGTTTAGTTGTACTTGGTATTAGTCCTGATGCCCCGAAAAAATTAGCTCAATTTATTGAGAAAAAAGAACTTAATTTCACATTGCTTTCTGATCCTGATCATCAAGTTGCGGAGCAATTTGGCGTATGGGGCGAAAAAAAATTTATGGGGAGAACTTACGACGGTATTCATCGAATTAGTTTTTTAATCAATGAAAGCGGAAATATTATGCAAGTATTTGATAAATTTAAGATAAAAGACCATCATCAAATGATCATTGATTATCTTCGTTCCCTATAA
- the uvrA gene encoding excinuclease ABC subunit UvrA, with translation MENIDIRGARTHNLKNINLTIPRNKLVVITGLSGSGKSSLAFDTLYAEGQRRYVESLSAYARQFLSLMEKPDVDSIEGLSPAISIEQKSTSHNPRSTVGTITEIYDYLRLLFARVGEPRCPDHNVPLTAQTISQMVDKVLSLPEDSKMMLLAPVVKNRKGEHLKILENIAAQGYIRARIDGEICDLSDPPKLALQKKHTIEVVVDRFKVRSDLATRLAESFETALELSGGTAIVAEMDNPKAEELVFSANFACPHCGYSVPELEPRLFSFNNPAGACPTCDGLGVQQYFDEDRVVQNPTISLAGGAVKGWDRRNFYYYQMLTSLAKHYHFDVEAPYESLPKKIQHIIMQGSGKEEIEFQYMNDRGDVVIRKHPFEGILNNMARRYKETESMSVREELAKNISNRPCIDCGGSRLRPEARNVYIGKTNLPIIAEKSIGETLEFFTALSLTGQKAQIAEKILKEIHERLQFLVNVGLNYLSLSRSAETLSGGEAQRIRLASQIGAGLVGVMYVLDEPSIGLHQRDNERLLNTLIHLRNLGNTVIVVEHDEDAIRAADHIIDIGPGAGVHGGQVIAQGNADEIMLNPNSITGKFLSGADKIEIPKKRTALDKKKWLKLKGASGNNLKNVNLDIPVGLFTCVTGVSGSGKSTLINDTLFPLAQNALNRAEKTDYAPYQSIEGLEHFDKVIDINQSPIGRTPRSNPATYTGLFTPIRELFAGVPEARARGYNPGRFSFNVRGGRCEACQGDGVLKVEMHFLPDVYVPCDQCKGKRYNRETLEIRYKGKTIHQVLDMTVEEAREFFDAIPMIARKLQTLMDVGLSYIRLGQSSTTLSGGEAQRVKLATELSKRDTGKTLYILDEPTTGLHFADIKQLLEVLHRLRDQGNTIVVIEHNLDVIKTADWIVDLGPEGGSGGGQIIATGTPEQVAKVESSHTARFLKPILEKP, from the coding sequence ATGGAAAATATCGATATTCGCGGGGCTAGAACCCATAACCTGAAAAATATTAATTTAACTATTCCACGCAATAAACTTGTGGTGATTACTGGGCTTTCAGGTTCGGGAAAATCCTCTTTAGCCTTTGATACACTTTATGCGGAAGGGCAACGCCGCTATGTTGAATCTCTTTCGGCGTATGCACGCCAGTTTTTATCTTTAATGGAAAAGCCTGATGTGGATTCTATTGAGGGACTTTCCCCTGCAATTTCCATTGAACAAAAATCTACCTCACACAATCCACGTTCTACGGTGGGAACAATTACGGAAATTTATGATTATTTACGTTTATTGTTTGCACGAGTAGGGGAGCCACGTTGTCCCGATCATAATGTTCCATTAACGGCACAAACGATTAGTCAAATGGTGGATAAAGTATTAAGTTTGCCAGAAGACAGCAAGATGATGTTACTTGCACCAGTTGTCAAAAATCGAAAAGGCGAACATCTCAAGATTTTAGAAAATATTGCTGCGCAAGGTTATATTCGTGCGCGTATTGATGGCGAAATTTGCGATTTATCTGATCCGCCAAAATTAGCCTTACAGAAAAAACATACTATTGAAGTAGTGGTTGATCGTTTTAAAGTGCGGTCAGATTTAGCAACACGTTTAGCAGAGTCTTTTGAAACCGCATTAGAGCTTTCAGGTGGCACTGCAATTGTGGCAGAAATGGATAATCCGAAAGCAGAAGAATTAGTTTTTTCAGCAAATTTTGCTTGTCCGCATTGTGGTTATTCTGTGCCAGAATTAGAGCCTCGTTTATTTTCCTTTAACAATCCTGCAGGTGCTTGCCCAACTTGTGATGGCTTGGGTGTGCAGCAATATTTTGATGAAGATCGTGTGGTGCAAAATCCAACTATTTCTCTTGCTGGTGGTGCGGTAAAAGGTTGGGATCGTCGTAATTTCTATTATTATCAAATGCTTACATCATTGGCGAAACATTATCATTTTGATGTTGAAGCCCCTTATGAATCTTTGCCAAAGAAAATTCAACACATCATTATGCAGGGCTCAGGAAAAGAGGAAATTGAATTCCAATATATGAATGATCGTGGCGATGTGGTTATTCGCAAGCATCCTTTTGAAGGGATTTTGAATAATATGGCTCGCCGATATAAAGAAACGGAATCAATGTCGGTGCGTGAAGAATTAGCGAAAAATATTAGCAATCGACCTTGTATAGATTGTGGCGGCTCTCGTTTGCGACCCGAAGCGCGTAATGTGTATATTGGAAAAACCAATTTGCCGATAATTGCGGAAAAAAGCATTGGCGAAACCCTCGAATTTTTTACCGCACTTTCTCTCACAGGTCAAAAAGCACAAATTGCGGAAAAAATTCTTAAAGAAATCCACGAGCGTTTGCAGTTTTTAGTGAATGTAGGTTTGAATTATCTTTCTCTTTCTCGTTCAGCTGAAACTCTTTCAGGTGGGGAAGCGCAACGTATTCGCCTTGCGAGTCAAATTGGTGCGGGACTTGTTGGCGTAATGTATGTATTAGATGAACCCTCTATTGGCTTGCACCAACGTGATAATGAACGCTTACTTAATACGTTAATTCATTTGCGTAATCTTGGTAATACGGTAATTGTCGTGGAACACGATGAAGACGCGATTCGTGCAGCTGACCATATTATTGATATTGGGCCTGGTGCTGGCGTGCATGGCGGACAAGTTATTGCGCAAGGAAATGCCGATGAAATTATGCTCAATCCAAATTCCATCACGGGAAAATTTTTATCGGGCGCAGATAAAATCGAAATTCCTAAAAAACGCACCGCACTTGATAAGAAAAAATGGCTCAAACTTAAAGGTGCATCAGGTAATAACTTAAAAAATGTGAATTTAGATATTCCCGTTGGTTTGTTTACTTGCGTAACTGGTGTGTCTGGTTCGGGAAAATCCACACTTATTAATGACACCTTATTTCCACTTGCGCAAAATGCATTAAATAGAGCGGAAAAAACCGATTACGCACCTTATCAATCTATTGAGGGATTAGAACATTTCGATAAAGTTATTGATATTAACCAAAGCCCGATTGGGCGTACGCCACGTTCAAATCCAGCCACTTATACAGGCTTATTTACCCCAATTCGCGAGCTTTTTGCAGGGGTGCCAGAGGCACGTGCGCGCGGTTATAATCCAGGACGTTTTAGCTTTAACGTGCGAGGTGGACGCTGTGAAGCCTGTCAGGGCGATGGTGTACTCAAAGTTGAAATGCACTTTTTACCCGATGTTTATGTTCCTTGCGATCAATGTAAAGGTAAACGCTATAATCGCGAAACCTTAGAAATTCGTTATAAAGGCAAAACCATCCATCAAGTTTTAGATATGACGGTGGAAGAAGCTCGCGAGTTTTTTGATGCGATTCCAATGATTGCAAGAAAATTACAAACCTTGATGGATGTGGGATTATCCTATATTCGATTAGGTCAATCTTCCACAACACTTTCAGGCGGCGAAGCCCAGCGCGTTAAGCTAGCGACTGAGCTTTCTAAACGTGATACAGGTAAAACCTTATATATTTTAGATGAACCGACGACTGGTTTGCATTTCGCTGACATTAAGCAATTACTTGAAGTACTGCATCGATTACGCGACCAAGGAAATACTATTGTCGTCATTGAACACAATCTTGATGTGATTAAAACCGCAGACTGGATTGTCGATCTTGGCCCAGAGGGAGGCAGTGGCGGCGGACAAATTATTGCGACGGGTACACCAGAGCAAGTTGCCAAAGTAGAAAGTTCCCACACCGCCCGCTTCCTTAAACCGATTTTAGAAAAACCTTAG
- the dapA gene encoding 4-hydroxy-tetrahydrodipicolinate synthase, with the protein MSAQNPLFSGSIVALVTPMNHYGEVDFSCLEKLVEHHIEAGSNALVSVGTTGESATLSIEENVKVIEKTVEFAKGRIPIIAGAGANATSEAITMTKLLRDSGVAGCLSVVPYYNKPTQEGMYQHFKAIAECTDLPQILYNVPIRTGSDMKPETVARLAEIENIVGIKEATGDVSRIVKIKQLAGKNFIVLSGNDATGLEAIKLGAEGVISVTNNIAAKDMADMCRYALAGDFDKAEEIDARLMRLHHDLFIESNPIPVKWAAYRLGLIKSPHLRLPLTTLSEEIQPKVEDALKIAGLL; encoded by the coding sequence ATGTCAGCGCAAAATCCTTTATTTTCGGGTAGCATAGTTGCCCTTGTTACGCCAATGAATCATTATGGCGAAGTCGATTTTTCCTGTTTAGAAAAATTAGTAGAACATCATATTGAAGCTGGTTCTAATGCGCTTGTTTCTGTGGGTACAACGGGAGAATCCGCCACGCTAAGTATTGAAGAAAATGTAAAAGTCATTGAAAAGACTGTTGAATTTGCCAAAGGACGTATTCCTATTATTGCGGGAGCGGGTGCAAATGCGACGAGTGAAGCAATTACAATGACCAAATTATTACGAGACAGTGGTGTAGCAGGATGTTTATCTGTTGTGCCTTATTATAATAAACCAACCCAAGAGGGAATGTATCAACATTTTAAAGCCATTGCGGAATGTACTGATTTACCGCAGATTCTTTATAATGTTCCTATTCGCACAGGCAGTGATATGAAACCAGAAACAGTTGCTCGTTTAGCTGAAATTGAAAATATTGTAGGCATTAAGGAAGCAACGGGAGATGTTAGCCGAATAGTTAAAATTAAGCAGCTTGCAGGTAAGAATTTTATTGTTTTAAGTGGCAATGATGCAACAGGCTTAGAAGCAATAAAATTAGGTGCTGAGGGAGTAATATCAGTAACAAATAACATTGCAGCAAAAGATATGGCTGATATGTGCCGTTATGCACTTGCGGGAGATTTTGATAAAGCGGAAGAAATTGATGCTCGTTTAATGCGTTTACATCACGACCTGTTCATTGAATCTAATCCAATTCCAGTGAAGTGGGCAGCTTATCGCTTAGGCTTAATTAAATCGCCACATTTACGCTTGCCACTTACAACACTTAGTGAAGAAATTCAACCAAAAGTAGAAGATGCGCTAAAAATCGCAGGATTGTTATAA
- a CDS encoding energy transducer TonB, giving the protein MQQTKRSLLGLLISLIVHGIVIGFILWNWNEPSDSANSAQGDISTSISMELLQGMVLEEPAPEPEDVQKEPEPEPEDVQKEPEPEPENVQKEPEPEKQEIVEDPTIKPEPKKIKEPEKEKPKPKEKPKNKPKKEVKPQKKPINKELPKGDENIDSSANVNDKASTTSAANSNAQVAGSGTDTSEIAAYRSAIRREIESHKRYPTRAKIMRKQGKVSVSFNVGADGSLSGAKVTKSSGDESLDKAALDAINVSRSVGTRPAGFPSSLSVQISFTLQ; this is encoded by the coding sequence ATGCAGCAAACAAAACGTTCGCTATTGGGTTTGCTTATTTCTTTGATCGTACACGGTATTGTTATAGGATTTATCTTATGGAATTGGAATGAGCCAAGTGATAGTGCAAATAGCGCACAAGGCGATATATCTACAAGTATTTCTATGGAACTATTACAGGGCATGGTGTTGGAAGAACCTGCTCCAGAGCCAGAAGATGTACAAAAAGAGCCAGAGCCTGAGCCAGAAGATGTACAAAAAGAGCCAGAGCCTGAGCCAGAAAATGTACAAAAAGAGCCAGAACCAGAAAAACAAGAAATTGTAGAAGATCCAACAATAAAACCTGAACCGAAAAAAATCAAAGAACCAGAAAAGGAAAAGCCAAAACCAAAAGAAAAGCCGAAGAATAAACCTAAAAAAGAGGTTAAACCACAAAAGAAACCAATCAATAAAGAGCTACCAAAAGGCGATGAAAATATTGATTCAAGTGCCAACGTAAATGATAAAGCAAGTACAACAAGTGCAGCTAATAGCAATGCACAGGTAGCAGGAAGTGGAACGGATACGAGTGAAATAGCGGCTTACCGTTCTGCAATCCGCCGTGAAATTGAAAGCCATAAACGTTATCCAACTCGAGCGAAGATAATGCGCAAACAAGGAAAAGTGAGTGTATCTTTTAATGTAGGAGCTGATGGTTCATTAAGTGGTGCTAAGGTTACAAAATCCTCAGGCGATGAAAGTTTAGATAAGGCGGCATTAGACGCTATTAACGTATCTCGCTCTGTTGGAACAAGACCCGCAGGATTCCCTTCGAGTTTAAGTGTGCAAATTAGTTTTACTCTTCAATAA
- a CDS encoding single-stranded DNA-binding protein, producing MAGINKVIIVGHLGNDPEIRTMPNGDAVANISVATSESWNDRNTGERREVTEWHRIVFYRRQAEICGEYLRKGSQVYVEGRLKTRKWQDQNGQDRYTTEIQGDVMQMLGGRNQNASGSGNDMGGTPQSSYQARQTNNGNSYQSSRPAPQQSAPQAEPPMDGFDDDIPF from the coding sequence ATGGCTGGAATTAATAAAGTCATTATTGTAGGTCATTTAGGTAATGATCCTGAAATTCGTACTATGCCAAACGGCGATGCCGTTGCAAATATCAGCGTAGCAACCAGTGAAAGCTGGAACGATCGTAATACTGGCGAACGCCGTGAAGTAACAGAATGGCACCGCATTGTATTCTATCGTCGTCAAGCAGAGATTTGCGGCGAATATTTACGTAAAGGTTCTCAAGTATATGTGGAGGGTCGTTTAAAAACGCGTAAATGGCAAGATCAAAACGGTCAAGATCGTTACACCACAGAAATTCAAGGCGATGTAATGCAAATGCTTGGTGGACGTAATCAAAACGCAAGTGGTTCTGGTAATGATATGGGCGGTACGCCACAATCTTCTTACCAAGCTCGTCAAACTAACAATGGTAATAGTTATCAATCATCTCGCCCAGCTCCACAACAATCTGCACCACAGGCTGAACCACCAATGGATGGATTTGATGACGATATTCCGTTCTAA
- the exbD gene encoding TonB system transport protein ExbD: protein MKKFDEINIIPFIDIMLVLLTVVLITASFISQGKIQVNVPKASTAVAFKSDELAKLLTVTADKQLYFNDKPISQEALEAEIAQWNKDQKVTLKIDAEASFQDFVTITDMLSKNEIKNVAIVSMKDKGKSAGENSQESTPSQSVPTTP, encoded by the coding sequence GTGAAAAAATTCGATGAAATCAACATTATCCCTTTCATTGATATTATGTTGGTGCTACTTACTGTGGTGCTTATTACTGCATCTTTTATCTCTCAAGGTAAAATTCAAGTAAATGTACCAAAAGCTAGTACAGCGGTCGCATTTAAATCTGACGAGCTAGCTAAATTATTGACAGTGACAGCGGATAAACAACTCTATTTTAATGATAAACCTATTTCTCAAGAAGCTCTAGAGGCAGAAATTGCTCAATGGAATAAAGATCAGAAAGTAACTTTAAAAATTGATGCCGAAGCCTCTTTCCAAGATTTTGTGACGATTACAGATATGCTTTCTAAAAATGAAATCAAAAATGTGGCAATTGTTTCTATGAAAGATAAGGGAAAAAGTGCGGGTGAAAATTCTCAAGAATCTACTCCTTCCCAATCTGTACCAACTACGCCGTAA
- the hpf gene encoding ribosome hibernation-promoting factor, HPF/YfiA family codes for MTLNITSKQMDITPAIREHLEERLAKLGKWQTQLISPHFVLNKVPNGFSVEASIGTPLGNLLASATSDDMYKAINEVEEKLERQLNKLQHKSESRRADERLKDSFEN; via the coding sequence ATGACACTTAATATTACCAGTAAACAAATGGACATCACTCCTGCAATTCGTGAACACTTGGAGGAAAGACTTGCGAAGTTAGGTAAGTGGCAAACGCAGTTAATTAGCCCACATTTTGTTTTAAACAAAGTACCTAATGGATTTAGTGTCGAAGCCTCTATTGGCACACCCTTAGGCAATTTATTAGCCAGTGCAACTTCAGATGATATGTATAAAGCAATTAATGAAGTGGAAGAAAAATTAGAACGTCAGCTTAATAAACTTCAACATAAAAGTGAATCTCGCCGAGCTGATGAACGTTTAAAGGATTCTTTTGAAAACTAA